A genome region from Syntrophaceae bacterium includes the following:
- a CDS encoding methyltransferase domain-containing protein: protein MRGKSVIEVGALDVNGTLRSIIAPMGPARYVGVDLEAGPGVDVVCDATQLLHTFDFDSFDLLISTEMLEHVKDWRRVVSHFKHLVRPNGVLLITTRSRGCGFHAFPEDHWRYELSDMREIFSDFVIEELWKDPYVEGVFLKARKPAAFIEFDTAGTRLFSIIKNRRALHNRGPGVALFKLKLLLRILRKKPQCVTHLFTKPIYEVATRLNHPG from the coding sequence ATCGAGGTGGGGGCCCTGGACGTGAACGGGACGCTGCGGTCGATCATCGCCCCCATGGGCCCGGCGCGCTACGTCGGGGTGGACCTCGAGGCGGGGCCCGGCGTCGACGTGGTCTGCGATGCGACGCAGCTGCTGCACACCTTCGACTTCGACTCCTTCGACCTGCTGATCTCGACGGAGATGCTCGAGCACGTCAAGGACTGGAGGCGTGTCGTTTCCCACTTCAAGCATCTCGTCAGACCCAACGGGGTCCTGCTGATCACGACGAGGTCCCGGGGCTGCGGGTTTCACGCGTTCCCGGAAGACCACTGGCGCTATGAGCTGTCGGACATGAGGGAGATCTTTTCCGATTTCGTGATCGAGGAGCTCTGGAAAGACCCCTACGTCGAAGGCGTGTTCCTGAAGGCCCGGAAGCCCGCGGCGTTCATCGAATTCGACACGGCGGGAACCAGGCTCTTCTCCATCATCAAGAACCGGCGGGCCCTGCACAACCGGGGCCCGGGGGTCGCGCTCTTCAAGCTCAAGCTGCTGCTCCGGATCCTGAGGAAGAAACCGCAGTGCGTGACGCATCTGTTCACGAAGCCCATCTACGAGGTCGCCACGCGCCTCAATCACCCCGGCTGA
- a CDS encoding acetyl-CoA C-acyltransferase: MEKVPQKLDKTRAEYYKGAPIAKFGERKPDYKGMGRKTKNTYKNLRQVVCVEACRTPYGVFGGALKDFDAPQLGALAIKECLRRTGGKVKGEDVDYVIMGQVVPAGCGQVPSRQATLLAGLPESVPSITVNKVCSSGIKTIDLAVQMIQTGRAEIVIAGGQESMSNCPYALPDMRWGSRMGLPNGRVVDLMVYDGLWDAFYNRHMAIHGSETADEFGYTRQDQDEWAYQSQMRAVEAMKAGRLNDEIFPVEIKKGKDVVIFDKDEGPRPATTMEGLAKLPPVFNHKSTVTGQPGGVTAGNAPGVNDGGDVCLMMSAEKAKELGMKPLFTVLDYAEVSQQTKDIATVPGLSIKKVLEQNDLTLKDIDLVEINEAFAAVAIISARSILGMSKEEMFKKVNVNGSAIAYGHPIGATGARILMTLAYELRRRGGGLGVCGICSGHAQGDAMLIKVEA, translated from the coding sequence ATGGAAAAAGTACCGCAGAAGTTGGACAAGACGAGGGCCGAATACTACAAGGGCGCCCCCATCGCGAAGTTCGGGGAGAGGAAGCCGGACTACAAGGGGATGGGGAGAAAGACGAAGAACACGTACAAGAACCTCCGCCAGGTCGTCTGCGTGGAGGCCTGCCGGACGCCTTACGGGGTTTTCGGCGGCGCCCTGAAGGACTTCGACGCCCCCCAGCTGGGCGCGCTCGCGATCAAGGAGTGCCTCCGCCGCACGGGAGGCAAGGTGAAGGGAGAGGACGTGGACTACGTCATCATGGGGCAGGTCGTCCCGGCGGGCTGCGGCCAGGTCCCCAGCCGCCAGGCCACGCTGCTGGCGGGGCTTCCCGAGTCCGTGCCCTCCATCACCGTCAACAAGGTCTGCTCCTCGGGCATCAAGACGATCGACCTGGCCGTGCAGATGATCCAGACGGGCCGCGCCGAGATCGTGATCGCCGGCGGCCAGGAGAGCATGTCGAACTGCCCCTACGCGCTTCCCGACATGCGCTGGGGAAGCCGCATGGGCCTTCCCAACGGCCGGGTGGTGGACCTCATGGTCTACGACGGCCTCTGGGATGCCTTCTACAACCGGCACATGGCCATCCACGGCTCCGAGACGGCCGACGAGTTCGGCTACACGCGCCAGGACCAGGACGAGTGGGCCTACCAGTCGCAGATGCGGGCCGTCGAGGCGATGAAGGCCGGCAGGCTCAACGACGAGATCTTCCCCGTGGAGATCAAGAAAGGCAAGGACGTCGTGATCTTCGACAAGGACGAGGGCCCGCGGCCGGCGACGACGATGGAGGGGCTCGCCAAGCTGCCCCCCGTGTTCAACCACAAGAGCACCGTCACGGGGCAGCCCGGCGGCGTGACGGCGGGCAACGCCCCCGGGGTCAACGACGGCGGCGACGTGTGCCTCATGATGAGCGCCGAGAAGGCCAAGGAGCTGGGCATGAAGCCCCTCTTCACCGTACTCGACTATGCCGAGGTCTCCCAGCAGACCAAGGACATCGCCACGGTGCCCGGCCTGTCGATCAAGAAGGTCCTCGAGCAGAACGACCTGACGCTCAAGGACATCGACCTCGTCGAGATCAACGAGGCCTTCGCCGCGGTGGCCATCATCAGCGCCCGCTCGATCCTCGGCATGAGCAAGGAGGAGATGTTCAAGAAGGTCAACGTCAACGGCAGCGCCATCGCCTACGGCCACCCCATCGGCGCCACGGGCGCCCGCATCCTCATGACGCTGGCCTACGAGCTGCGCCGGCGCGGCGGCGGCCTCGGGGTCTGCGGCATCTGCTCGGGCCACGCCCAGGGGGATGCGATGCTGATCAAAGTAGAGGCATAG
- a CDS encoding long-chain fatty acid--CoA ligase → MNLGKLFAESCSIYKDNRALVYENSRITYQAMDRAVNSLANRLKTMGIGKGDKVALMLPNTPEFPITYFACQKLGAVAVTLNVMSTAYELQYLLDNSDAKVLVTTAQSARRFEEIRDRLATCRHLLLTEIDEGPLSMKKAMEDGPFEFEASDAAEDDPAVMIYTSGLTGKPLGAVLTHGNLISQSRLLAELFDGSQRDTGLSLIPLFHSFGAVANMLNPILMGACVVMLDAFSIDGILKAIETEKITYMTAVPRVYLGMLLQEGTEKYDMSSLKYCVTGGSTMPPAYMPQFEKKFKVPLREGYGLTEASPVCSVTRLHMVQKPGSIGVPIPGVEARIVDDAGRDLPRGEIGELIVRGPNVMKGYYKDEEATAQVLRNGWLHTGDLALIDADGHIFLKGRKKRMIITSGFNVYPREVEIVLNMHPAVAESKVIGKSDLMRGEVVKALVVKKEGASADEKAILKHCRTYLSSYKIPREIEFVDRLS, encoded by the coding sequence ATGAACCTTGGGAAATTGTTCGCAGAATCCTGCAGCATCTACAAGGACAACAGGGCCCTCGTCTATGAGAATTCCCGGATCACCTACCAGGCCATGGACAGGGCCGTCAACTCCCTGGCCAACCGGCTGAAAACGATGGGGATCGGCAAGGGCGACAAAGTGGCCCTGATGCTGCCGAACACCCCCGAATTCCCCATCACCTACTTCGCCTGTCAGAAGCTGGGCGCCGTGGCCGTGACCCTCAACGTCATGTCCACAGCCTACGAGCTTCAGTACCTCCTCGACAACAGCGATGCGAAGGTGCTCGTCACGACGGCCCAGTCGGCCCGCCGATTCGAGGAGATCAGGGACCGGCTCGCCACCTGCCGGCACCTCCTGCTGACGGAGATCGACGAGGGCCCGTTGTCCATGAAGAAGGCCATGGAAGACGGGCCCTTCGAGTTCGAGGCCTCCGACGCCGCCGAGGACGACCCGGCCGTGATGATCTACACCTCGGGCCTGACGGGCAAGCCCCTGGGCGCCGTCCTCACCCACGGCAACCTCATCTCCCAGTCCCGGCTGCTGGCGGAGCTCTTCGACGGGTCGCAGCGGGACACGGGGCTGAGCCTCATCCCGCTCTTTCACTCCTTCGGCGCCGTGGCCAACATGCTCAACCCCATCCTGATGGGCGCCTGCGTCGTCATGCTCGACGCCTTCAGCATCGACGGCATCCTCAAGGCCATCGAGACCGAGAAGATCACCTACATGACCGCCGTGCCGCGCGTCTACCTCGGCATGCTGCTCCAGGAGGGGACCGAGAAGTACGACATGAGCTCCCTGAAATACTGCGTCACGGGGGGCTCCACCATGCCGCCGGCCTACATGCCCCAGTTCGAGAAGAAGTTCAAGGTTCCGCTGCGGGAGGGGTACGGCCTCACGGAGGCCTCGCCCGTGTGCTCCGTCACGCGGCTCCACATGGTCCAGAAGCCGGGCTCCATCGGCGTCCCCATCCCGGGCGTCGAGGCCCGCATCGTCGACGACGCCGGGCGGGACCTGCCGCGGGGGGAAATCGGGGAGCTCATCGTCCGGGGCCCGAACGTCATGAAGGGCTACTACAAGGACGAGGAGGCCACGGCCCAGGTGCTGCGCAACGGCTGGCTGCACACGGGTGACCTTGCGCTCATCGACGCCGACGGCCACATCTTCCTCAAGGGACGCAAGAAGCGGATGATCATCACCAGCGGCTTCAACGTCTATCCCCGGGAAGTGGAGATCGTCCTGAACATGCACCCCGCCGTGGCGGAGTCGAAGGTGATCGGGAAGTCGGACCTCATGCGCGGGGAGGTCGTCAAGGCGCTCGTCGTGAAGAAGGAGGGGGCCTCTGCAGACGAAAAGGCCATCCTGAAGCACTGCAGAACCTACCTGTCCTCGTATAAGATCCCGAGAGAAATCGAGTTCGTTGACCGTTTGAGCTAA
- the folD gene encoding bifunctional methylenetetrahydrofolate dehydrogenase/methenyltetrahydrofolate cyclohydrolase FolD, giving the protein MAEVIDGNRIAREVREEVRAQAFELKEKKGITPGLAVILVGEDPASKIYVGRKEKAAAEAGFLSREFRLPAETTEDRVREIVAGLNADPSIHGILVQLPLPKHISPDVVIETIDPRKDVDGFHPVNIGGLFTGRPGHRACTPLGVIELLDRTGIPIEGKEAVIVGRSNIVGKPLALMLLNRHATVTVCHTRTRDLPAVTRRADILVAAAGKAEMIRGDMVKEGAVVIDVGINRGADGKLTGDVAFAEAAARASYITPVPGGVGPMTIAMLLKNTLQAASSSGG; this is encoded by the coding sequence ATGGCCGAAGTGATCGACGGAAACCGGATCGCCCGGGAGGTGCGGGAGGAGGTAAGGGCACAGGCCTTTGAATTAAAAGAGAAAAAAGGAATCACACCGGGCCTGGCCGTGATCCTCGTGGGGGAGGATCCCGCCTCGAAGATCTATGTGGGCCGCAAGGAGAAGGCCGCCGCCGAGGCCGGGTTCCTGTCGCGCGAGTTCCGGCTGCCCGCCGAGACGACGGAGGACCGCGTCCGGGAGATCGTCGCCGGTCTCAATGCCGACCCCTCGATCCACGGCATCCTCGTTCAGCTGCCCCTTCCGAAGCATATCAGCCCCGACGTGGTCATCGAGACGATCGACCCCCGCAAGGACGTGGACGGCTTTCACCCCGTCAACATCGGGGGGCTTTTCACGGGGCGCCCCGGCCACAGGGCCTGCACCCCGCTGGGGGTCATCGAGCTGCTCGACCGCACGGGGATCCCCATCGAGGGAAAGGAGGCCGTCATCGTGGGCCGCAGCAACATCGTGGGCAAGCCCCTGGCGCTGATGCTCCTGAACCGCCACGCCACGGTGACGGTGTGCCACACGCGGACGAGGGACCTGCCGGCCGTGACGAGGCGCGCGGACATCCTCGTGGCCGCGGCGGGCAAGGCGGAGATGATCCGGGGCGACATGGTGAAGGAAGGCGCCGTGGTCATCGACGTGGGGATCAACCGCGGGGCCGACGGCAAGCTCACGGGGGACGTGGCCTTCGCCGAGGCGGCCGCCCGGGCATCCTACATCACGCCCGTGCCGGGCGGCGTGGGGCCCATGACGATCGCCATGCTGCTCAAGAATACCCTGCAGGCGGCCTCGTCATCCGGCGGCTGA
- a CDS encoding class I SAM-dependent methyltransferase translates to MERVPSACIVCACAERTRLVEKQGWTVYKCAGCGLGVLDPRPEPEELASLYDREYFKSHYTEKLPVDSPEMQRRLSQQSHRLRFFRPLKKEGLVVDIGCGMGYFLLAAKRAGYGVRGVDLSDWAASYITGELQIPVSIGPMDAIELGEGTVDVLTLWHSLEHMRHPLESLNRMAGWLKPEGLLVIEVPNHEGTDAVKMGAEWPDWDLPYHLYHFAPRSLRALLAATGFEVIREKTYLSEHVRRRLESLFVPGFLARLIATFYSGSGYAVIARRKD, encoded by the coding sequence ATGGAACGGGTTCCCTCAGCATGCATCGTCTGCGCCTGCGCTGAACGCACGAGGCTCGTCGAGAAGCAGGGCTGGACCGTGTACAAGTGCGCCGGGTGCGGGCTCGGCGTCCTGGACCCACGGCCCGAACCGGAAGAACTGGCGAGCCTCTACGACAGGGAATACTTCAAGAGCCATTACACCGAGAAGCTGCCCGTCGACTCGCCGGAGATGCAGCGTCGCCTCTCGCAGCAGAGCCATCGGCTGAGGTTCTTCAGGCCGCTCAAGAAAGAGGGCCTCGTGGTAGACATCGGCTGCGGGATGGGATACTTCCTGCTCGCGGCGAAGCGGGCAGGCTACGGGGTCCGCGGTGTCGACCTGTCGGACTGGGCCGCCTCCTACATCACGGGCGAGCTGCAGATTCCCGTGAGCATCGGCCCCATGGACGCAATCGAACTCGGGGAGGGCACCGTCGACGTGCTCACCCTGTGGCACTCGCTGGAGCACATGCGGCACCCGCTGGAGAGCCTGAACAGGATGGCGGGGTGGCTGAAGCCGGAGGGGCTGCTCGTCATCGAGGTGCCCAATCACGAGGGCACTGATGCCGTGAAGATGGGGGCGGAATGGCCGGACTGGGATCTTCCCTACCACCTCTATCATTTTGCCCCAAGGTCCCTCAGGGCCCTTCTCGCAGCGACAGGCTTCGAGGTCATACGGGAGAAGACCTACCTCTCGGAGCATGTCCGCCGCAGGCTGGAGAGCCTGTTCGTGCCGGGCTTCCTGGCGAGGCTGATCGCGACCTTTTATTCCGGGTCGGGCTACGCAGTCATCGCCCGCAGGAAAGACTGA
- a CDS encoding four helix bundle protein, which produces MRRAAISIPSNIAEGDELKTDKQAIGHLYMAKGSSAEVLTQAIIAHEIGYIATDAFKEIESRCMEVSGMLSRLITARS; this is translated from the coding sequence GTGAGACGTGCTGCGATTTCCATTCCGAGCAACATCGCCGAAGGAGATGAACTGAAAACAGACAAGCAGGCCATCGGGCATCTTTATATGGCAAAAGGTTCATCTGCAGAGGTTCTGACGCAAGCCATCATCGCACACGAAATCGGATACATCGCAACCGATGCGTTCAAAGAAATCGAGAGCAGGTGCATGGAGGTGTCAGGCATGTTGTCAAGGTTGATCACTGCCCGTTCTTGA
- a CDS encoding acetyl-CoA C-acetyltransferase, with protein MKEVFIVSGARTAVGEFGGSLRGVSVVELGRLVIKEAIVRAGLRPAISDFVKAARPSVFGEFDMTEIQKKHYDYDKALKPVYFDEVIMGNVLTAGVGQNPPRQSAIFAGLPEETNVFTVQKVCASGMKAIALAAQAIMAGEADIIVAGGMENMSNVPYALADARWGYRMNMPFGKLTDLMVHDGLWEIFNGYHMGFTAENIAAKMKISREEQDQLAYESHRRARAAIASGAVADEIVPVVIPQKKGDPKVFKVDERPMETTLEKMAKLPPVFSKTGTVTAGNASGINDGACAVVVASADKVKELGLKPLAKIVGWSSGGLDPAYMGLGPVPAVRKLFKRLNLTMKDMGVIELNEAFAVQALGCIKELGVDLNKCNLNGSGISIGHPIGCTGARITYTLAMQMKKAGHKYGLASLCIGGGQGMAMVLEKA; from the coding sequence ATGAAAGAGGTATTCATTGTCAGTGGAGCGAGGACGGCCGTCGGGGAATTCGGCGGCTCTCTGAGAGGCGTGTCCGTCGTTGAGCTGGGCCGGCTCGTGATCAAGGAAGCCATCGTCCGTGCGGGCCTGAGGCCGGCGATCAGCGACTTCGTCAAGGCGGCCCGTCCCTCCGTCTTCGGCGAGTTCGACATGACGGAGATCCAGAAGAAGCACTACGACTACGACAAGGCCCTGAAGCCCGTCTACTTCGACGAGGTCATCATGGGCAACGTCCTGACCGCGGGTGTGGGACAGAACCCCCCGAGGCAGTCGGCGATTTTCGCGGGTCTCCCCGAGGAGACCAACGTCTTCACGGTCCAGAAGGTCTGCGCATCCGGCATGAAAGCCATCGCGCTGGCGGCCCAGGCCATCATGGCGGGCGAGGCCGACATCATCGTGGCGGGCGGCATGGAGAACATGAGCAACGTCCCCTACGCCCTGGCCGACGCCCGCTGGGGCTACCGCATGAACATGCCCTTCGGCAAGCTGACGGACCTCATGGTGCACGACGGCCTGTGGGAGATCTTCAACGGGTACCACATGGGCTTCACGGCGGAAAACATCGCGGCAAAGATGAAGATCTCCCGGGAGGAGCAGGACCAGCTCGCCTACGAGAGCCACCGCAGGGCCCGCGCGGCCATCGCCAGCGGCGCCGTGGCCGACGAGATCGTCCCCGTCGTCATCCCCCAGAAGAAGGGCGACCCCAAGGTCTTCAAGGTCGACGAGCGGCCCATGGAGACGACCCTCGAGAAGATGGCGAAGCTGCCCCCCGTGTTCAGCAAGACCGGAACCGTCACGGCGGGCAACGCCTCGGGCATCAACGACGGGGCCTGCGCCGTGGTCGTCGCGAGCGCCGACAAGGTGAAGGAGCTGGGCCTGAAGCCCCTGGCCAAGATCGTGGGCTGGTCCTCGGGCGGCCTGGACCCGGCCTACATGGGTCTCGGACCCGTCCCGGCGGTCCGGAAGCTCTTCAAGAGGCTCAACCTCACCATGAAGGACATGGGCGTCATCGAGCTCAACGAGGCGTTCGCCGTCCAGGCCCTGGGCTGCATCAAGGAGCTCGGCGTCGACCTGAACAAGTGCAACCTCAACGGAAGCGGGATCTCCATCGGCCATCCCATCGGCTGCACGGGCGCCCGCATCACCTACACGCTGGCCATGCAGATGAAGAAGGCCGGCCACAAGTACGGCCTGGCGTCGCTGTGCATCGGCGGCGGCCAGGGCATGGCCATGGTTCTCGAGAAGGCGTAA
- a CDS encoding glycosyltransferase family 9 protein, which translates to MLIKGSLPFGRPISSVLVVQLGDIGDVVSATPAFRAVRERFPEALLAVLVREGFGGLLEDDPGIDRVFEVRRKQGMLADRVLEPLRLIGRLRRQRFDLVIDLRGDDRGVYMSLASGAPVRAAMRYGHMPWRDAFYTHLVIAPPPEKRIRGAAHQSLDVVRPLGMDTPDPVPRLHISADALQRVRRLLAEQGAGARAQVTINPFARWKYKEWEYEKWAEVIRWVGKERGYVPVLVGSREERHDAAGIALEAGGGVINLAGETSLKELAALLSLSAFHAGVDSAAPHIAAAVGTPTITIYGPTDWRDWAPEGGRHRVIRPDRDCVPCRDKGCRGEGRSECLEELGADRVIGEIDAFIRTSGPGAKEGPGR; encoded by the coding sequence GTGCTCATCAAGGGAAGCCTGCCCTTCGGCAGACCCATCTCTAGTGTCCTCGTCGTCCAGCTCGGGGACATCGGCGACGTCGTCTCCGCAACCCCCGCCTTTCGGGCCGTCCGCGAGCGCTTCCCGGAAGCCCTGCTCGCCGTGCTGGTCCGGGAAGGATTTGGTGGCCTGCTCGAAGACGACCCCGGTATCGACCGGGTCTTCGAGGTCAGGAGGAAGCAGGGCATGCTCGCCGACCGGGTCCTGGAGCCGCTGCGGCTCATCGGCCGGCTGAGGCGGCAGCGGTTCGACCTCGTCATCGACCTGCGTGGCGACGACCGGGGTGTCTACATGTCGCTTGCCTCCGGGGCCCCCGTCCGCGCGGCGATGCGTTACGGGCACATGCCGTGGCGCGACGCTTTCTATACCCACCTCGTCATTGCGCCGCCCCCCGAGAAAAGAATCCGCGGCGCGGCCCACCAGTCCCTCGACGTCGTCCGCCCCCTCGGGATGGACACCCCTGATCCCGTGCCCCGGCTGCATATATCCGCGGATGCCCTGCAAAGGGTCCGCCGGCTCCTCGCCGAGCAAGGCGCGGGGGCCAGGGCTCAGGTGACGATCAACCCCTTCGCGCGCTGGAAGTACAAAGAGTGGGAGTACGAGAAATGGGCGGAGGTGATCCGGTGGGTCGGAAAGGAGAGAGGGTATGTGCCCGTGCTCGTCGGCTCCCGTGAGGAGCGTCATGATGCGGCCGGGATAGCCTTGGAGGCGGGCGGGGGTGTGATCAATCTGGCGGGAGAAACCTCTCTGAAGGAACTTGCCGCCCTGCTGAGCCTGAGCGCCTTCCACGCGGGCGTCGACAGCGCCGCGCCTCACATCGCCGCCGCGGTCGGCACGCCGACCATCACGATCTATGGGCCGACGGACTGGCGGGACTGGGCCCCGGAGGGAGGAAGGCACCGGGTGATCCGGCCCGACAGGGACTGTGTGCCCTGCAGGGACAAGGGCTGCCGGGGGGAGGGGAGGAGCGAGTGCCTGGAGGAACTGGGGGCGGATCGCGTGATCGGGGAGATCGATGCGTTCATCCGGACGTCGGGTCCGGGTGCGAAAGAAGGACCCGGAAGGTGA